A stretch of the Notamacropus eugenii isolate mMacEug1 chromosome 2, mMacEug1.pri_v2, whole genome shotgun sequence genome encodes the following:
- the SMPD2 gene encoding sphingomyelin phosphodiesterase 2 — MEPVTGSAVRLKVFSLNCWAIPYISKHRQVRVQHLGDLLNQKNFDLALLQEVWSERDFESLRQKLLPNYTWAHYFRSGFIGSGLCVFSKHPIQEIFQHTYSLNGYPYKIHHGDWFCGKAVGMLVLEICGILVNVYVTHLHAEYNREHDYYLAHRVAQAWELAQFIHHTSRKADVVLLCGDLNSHPGDIGYRLIREWIGLEDCYLETQDFQGCEDGSTMVPNNCFVNPREMERFPRGVRIDYILFKAISGFRITCETLTTTTGNASGDTTGRSIPLSDHEALMATLSIRPVLTEQNREPTRDAETQASLMGVLHEAWTEMGLGLAGARQWVYSTGHLFSLGLLLLFLGVGSMLFEEIPWVAEALFMILGAIVLLGSGGLYLTSLHESKALYEAQAEIELAMEMAKEVHPESVEVSSTSSLLRTSIQSESK; from the exons ATGGAGCCCGTCACCGGCTCCGCCGTGCGCCTCAAGGTCTTCAGCCTCAACTGCTG GGCTATTCCCTACATAAGCAAGCATCGGCAGGTCAGGGTGCAGCATCTGGGGGACTTATTGAACCAGAAAAACTTTGACCTCGCCCTGTTGCAGGAG GTGTGGAGTGAACGGGACTTTGAATCACTGAGACAGAAATTGCTGCCCAACTACACTTGGGCCCACTATTTCCGAAG CGGATTCATCGGTAGTGGCCTCTGTGTCTTCTCCAAACACCCAATCCAGGAAATCTTCCAGCATACCTACAGCCTCAATGGCTATCCCTACAAG ATACATCATGGAGACTGGTTCTGTGGCAAAGCTGTTGGCATGCTGGTGCTGGAGATCTGTGGGATACTGGTCAATGTCTATGTGACTCAT CTCCACGCTGAGTACAATCGAGAACATGACTACTACCTTGCCCATCGTGTGGCCCAGGCCTGGGAACTGGCTCAGTTCATCCA CCATACTTCCAGAAAAGCCGATGTGGTTCTGTTGTGTGGGGATCTCAATTCACACCCAGGAGACATAGGTTACCGTCTCATAAGGGAGTGGATAGGCCTGGAAGATTGTTACCTTGAGACCCAAGACTTCCAG GGGTGTGAGGATGGCAGCACCATGGTGCCCAACAACTGTTTCGTCAACCCTCGTGAGATGGAGCGTTTCCCCAGAGGAGTTCGCATTGACTACATCCTCTTCAAG GCTATTTCTGGGTTCCGCATCACTTGTGAAACCCTCACAACCACCACAGGCAATGCCTCTGGTGACACAACTGGTCGAAGCATTCCCCTTTCTGATCATGAGGCACTAATGGCCACACTGTCTATAAGGCCTGTTCTCACTGAGCAGAATCGTGAGCCGACACGTG ATGCAGAAACACAGGCATCATTGATGGGTGTGCTGCATGAGGCTTGGACAGAGATGGGGCTGGGCCTGGCTGGAGCCCGCCAGTGGGTTTACTCTACTGGTCACCTATTTAGCCTGGGGCTGCTCCTGTTGTTTCTGGGAGTGGGGTCTATGTTATTTGAGGAAATACCCTGGGTGGCTGAGGCCCTCTTCATGATTCTGGgagcaatagtgcttctagggTCGGGTGGGCTGTATCTCACATCTCTCCATGAAAGTAAGGCCTTGTATGAAGCCCAGGCAGAGATAGAGCTGGCCATGGAAATGGCCAAAGAGGTTCACCCTGAATCCGTGGAGGTCAGCTCCACCTCTTCTCTTCTACGTACCTCCATACAGTcagaatcaaaataa